In Mangifera indica cultivar Alphonso chromosome 14, CATAS_Mindica_2.1, whole genome shotgun sequence, the DNA window GGGCTTGAACATGAACAGGGTTTGGAACCTGTGGTATTATACTCTGTAGGGATGGCATCAACTTCCAGAGGTAAAGATGAGTCGACTTCTGCTGTATCAGGTCACTTTGAGGTTAAGAGTGAGAGATTGCTGAGTGCTCTCGCAACATCTCCGGCACCAGAACCTGTGGTAATGGCTTCAACTTTTGAGTCGACTTCTGCTGTATCAGGTCACTTTGAGGTTAAGAGTGAGAGATTGCTGAGTGCTCTCGCAACATCTCCGGCACCAGAACCTGTGGTAATGGCTTCAACTTCTGAAAGTAAAGATCCATGGCGTTCTGCTATTTTGGATTTTGAGGCTGAAAGTGAGAGAGTACAAGCTGCAGGTACATCTCTGACACAGGAAGCTGTCGCGTGGGCTTCATCTTGTGGAAGTAAATATGAGCCAACTTCTGCTGTGGCAGGTCACTTTGAGGTTCGGGATGAGAAAATAAAAGCTTCAGATACAACATCTCTGACCTTTGGGTATCAGGCTCCTACATCAAGCTTGGAGATTGTGGAAGAAGATGTGGTGCCATTTCCTCCACAAATAGGTAAACCTTCGCAGAGGTCATCGACAGCTTCACCATCCCTTTTACGTTCTTCAGCAACAGCACCAGCTTTGGTCCTTTCCAACTCAGGTAAAAACATAGACCAAGCAGAAAAGAAGAAGTATGTGAAACAAGTAACAGGTCATCACAGTGACACTGAGCTGCATTTGGCTGCTCAGCGTGGAGATTTAGGAGCAGTTAAACAGACTCTTACTGACATAGATTCCCAAATGGTGGATACCTTAAGTGGGGCTGATTTTGATGCAGAAGTTGCAGAGATAAGGGCATCAGTTGTGAATGAGGTGAATGACTTTGGGGAAACTGCACTTTTTACAGCTGCTGATAAAGGGCATATAGAAGTTGTGAAGGAGTTGTTGAAGTATTTGACCAAAGAGGGTCTTACAAGGAAGAATAAGTCCATGCTTGATCCCTTGCATATTGCTGCAACCAGAGGGCATCATGGTAATTCTGTTATTCCATGCTTTTACTTTATGATGGGAAATTTGAGTATTCTAAAATAGCATAAGGTTGAAAGGTTTAATTGTGCCTTGAGCTTTAATTGTGTCATAAGGAGTTTGGTATTTTAAACAATAAGGTGTTAGCTGGTTTACATTTTGTAGACTTTATACAGTTATTCGCTTATCAGTTATGATAAGTAGCTTAATGGTTGATGGGGGAAAGACTGTTAGTCTGTTTTGAAAATTCATAGTTAATATCTTTtcaaatacaattattaatGGAAAGGTTAGTAATTGCTATGGTACTTCTGTTATGAAAATTCATGACAGATATCTCTtcaaatacaattattaatGGAGAGGTCGCTAATTGCTATGGTACAATTTAAAGTTATAAGTTGTTATAATTAATGATTAGAAAATGTGCAAAGGTGTCTTTCTACTGATATCTTGTCCTCTGCTAGTGGAGTTTAGATTATGATTCCATTCTTTTTGTCCTTGGTTCTTTTTCAAGGATGATGGAGATggtttttctttacttttgtGAGAAACATTACTGGTGGCAAAACTTTATCTTCTTACATGACTGGGGTGTCATTCTAataattgttctttttgttgCAGCAATTGTCCAACTGTTACAAGATCTTGATCCCAGCTCACAGATTGTGGAAGAAGATGTGGTGCCATTTCCTCCACAAATGGGTACACCGCCAGCTCGTAAATCTGAAATTCAGATTGTATCTCTTGAAGCAAGAGAAAAGATGCCATCTATTTATAACATGGAATCTGAGATTATACCTTCTCAAACTGAAGGAGAGCATAAGATGAAGTGCAGATTGAAGGCAAGTGCCCAGCAATCAGTTACGGTTGCCACAAAAGAAGCCATTGAAGTTGCAGTAGAACATCTCACtgtagaaaatgaaatttcaatGGAAGATCAGTTGTTGCAAGAATCAGTTTTATTTGCAAAGAAATCAATTAAGACAACTGTACAGAAGATTTTCAGCCACATAAATAGTGTTAGAACTACAAAAATTGCTGTTATTGGAACTGGTGGTATTGGAAAGACTACTGTGCTCAAGGCCTTGATCAACTTCCCAGGCACAAAAGGTATGTTTGATGTGGTAATTTCAGTGACTGTTTCTAGATATTGGAACACAAGAAAGGTCCAAACGAGGTTTTAAGACAGTTATCATTAGGTTGTGAGTATTCTGAAACTGATGCTGAAGTTGCAGAAAGATTATATAAAGTTCTGAAGGGGAAGaagtttttgttgattttggatGATGTTTGGGAGCAGATTAATTTAGAGGCACTGGGTATTCCTGGTCCCAGTTCAGAAAATGGCTGCAAGATAGTAATAGCATCCAGAAAGCGTGATGTTTGTCATGACATGAATTTGTTTGAGGTGGTTGAAGTAAAAAGTATCTCTTGGAAGGAAGCTAGGGAACTGTTCTATGAACAAGTGAGTAGAGACATTCCACTGTCAGATGTCAAGTCCTTTGCTGAAACTATAGTTAAGGGCTGTGGTGGTTTGCCACTGCTGATTATTGTTACTGGAAGAGCcctaggagagaaaaatgatgTTTCCATATGGAAGGATGCTTCAAAAAAATTCTCACTGCATAAAACTTCTAGAAAATGTCAAATTGAAGATGTGCTCCAATTATTGAAATTCAGCTTTGACGAACTAAGTGATAATGATGTGAAGAGTTGTTTCCTCCACTGTGCTCTATTTTCAGAAGCTCAGGAGGtcagtataaataaattcatagaATATTGTATACAAGAAGGTTTAATCACTGGTGCTCAAGCTGATGCACATAGAAGGGGTCGTTATATAGTTGATATTCTTATACATGCTTCATTTTTACAAGTTACTGAAGGTGGAAGTTCCATCAAAATGCATGATTTAATCAGAGATTTAGCATTAGGAATCATATCTTCAATGCCAAAAGATATTCAGTTTCCGTTGGGAGCAGAAGGAATTCAGTTTCTGTTGAGTGCTTATTCAAGATCAATCGAACTACCTAATGCGGGAGGTAGTTCATCATCAAGATCATTGAACATCCTTGAAAGCAGTAGATTGTGTATACCAGAAGGTAATCAATTTCTGTTGAGAGTTGGAGCAGGTCTAACAGAACCTCCTTTGACGGAAGAGTGGAAACAGGCCAAAATGATGTTTTTGAGTGATAATGAGTTATCCATGTTACCTGAGAAACCAAATTGCCCTGAACTTTTGGCATTGTTCTTACAAAGAAACCGGTTGCTGAGAGTGATACCTCCATCCTTTTTTGACTGCATGACCTCTCTCAAAGTGTTGAATCTATCTGAGACTAGAATAAGGTCCCTGCCAGAGAGACTGTTTAAGCTTAAAAACCTCCTAATTCTCATTGTATGTGATTGTAAACGTCTGTTTATGCTTCCCTCTGATGTTGGATCTCTTCTTTGTCTTGAGGTGCTTGATCTCCGAGGTactaaaattaaagttttgccTGATAAGATTGGTGAATTGACATCCCTGAAACGTTTGGCAGTGTCCTTCTATGGATCTATCGATGACAGTGAATATGTTAAATTGCCATGTCATTTGATTTTGAGTGGCATTATATCAAAGTTGCGTAATTTGGACACCTTGAGTATTGTTCTTTATCCAGGGGATGAAAGGTGGCATGAGGATGTCAAGTATGTCAAAACTGAAGTCAGCAAGttgaaaaatttgaagtttctCTGTTTTCATTTCCCAGAAGTTGAGCATGTCCAAGAATTCCTCACAGAAAGCGAACCATGGAAGAAGAGACTCTTAACGGAGTTAATGTCAAGAGTATTTCTTCTCAGGTCCCAGAGTATTTGGAATATGATTATAATCAGCAGGGTCAATGCTTGAGATTTGTAAATGGTGAAAAGAAACCTGATGAAGTTCTTCAAATATTAGCTCGCAGCACTGCTTTCTATTTGGATAATCATCTTGACATTGAGAGCCTTTCCAACTTTGGTGTTGGCAATATCAATGGGTTGAAGTTTTGTATAATAAGTGACTGCCCCAAGGTTAAAATGGTTGTGCATGTGGATGAAGTGAAAAAAGATACTAATACTGTTTTTCCTTTCCTAGAGACCTTAAGTATCCATCATTTGTGGAATTTAACAGCTATTTGGGAGGGGATTCTACCAGAACGAAGTTTTGCTCAGTTAAGAATTTTGTCACTGCATGGATGTCCAAAGATGGAGTATGTTTTTAGAAGTTCAATGATTCAGTATCTCTGTAAATTAGAGGAACTGATTATCGAAGATTGTCAAGCCATCGAACAAATCATATTCGATGATGAGATAACAGATTCATGTTCTGTTTCACTTCCCAGTTTGAAGAAGTTAACACTTCACTATCTGCCTGGATTGATTACCATTTCGAGTAGTCCCTGGCCGCAATTAGAATATGTCAGCTTCTACTGTTGCCCAAACTTGAAGAAGATTGATGCTGATTCCAGGTTCAAAGATGTAATAATAAAGGCTGAGAAGAGTTGGCGGGATGCGTTAGAGTGGGAAGATGATGAATTGCGGTTGCACATTGAAAACTACTCCACCATTATCTTTCAAGATCATCTGTAagtaaaaattttggtttatttttttcaatgagTTCATAGATTCAGTACGAGTTCATAGTTTTAACCATGTTGTACATATTGTATAtctgaattatcatttttttaacctttatctTTACAGTCTGAGTCTGAAATCGCTAAATGCATGAATTAAtagatattatcaaaaattgaGCTTCGAATGGATGATTACTTGCATCTGGTAATCTATCCATATATGAATTTTAGCTCAAGAGATTTTATTTATGAGTGTTAATTTAGATGTTagaaataatatgtcatcatatgattaactgttattttatctttaatttaaaattatatgacgTATCATCATTAGTATTCAAATTGACACTTATAAGTATAGATGATTTGATTGTTTAAACTATGTTATGATATATTAAGATCtgagcttttttaaaataaggacTTTAAGCAGAGGGACTCATTGTGAAAATGAAACTGGGGATGGGTATGTAGCAAATCATTTGAAATTAGTTCCTGGATTGATGTAAATGGAATGAAATTGATCAAGGTTTATTTGCCATTTATTTTTGGCATAATTCAAGCCAAAGTTTCATTTGATATGGTGAGCGTCCTCTTAAAAGGTTGAAAATTGTATATCAACGTAGATAaagctaaaaataaataaaaatgatttgccTTTTTAACCACTTCTTTTTACGTGTAAGCAATGGGTGGGACAAtcgaaaaataaataaatacaataaaggTTTCAGATGGTGTAGGGCCGATCTAGCTttatcttttccctttttttttttttttttgagttaaactgagtttaagtttaaattaatttgcaagggttaaatttttttcaaaccaattttaatttgacttaatttaaaaagatttgagtttaagtttaatttattattgtaattgaataaaaaattgattaaaacaatattatttagatatatattgattaaaatgttgttgttttaattgatttgaagaTTCATAACCTCGGCAAACCGAGCATCCCTTAAACTCaagcttttacaatataaaaACCCTAAGTTTGAGTTCATATAAGCTAAgtgtatttcaaatttatttgaaccAAGCtgataatgaaattcgaataagttcagtttgaatatcctcttattttgattgattagaATATCAACACTCTCGATATACATAGgattgaattaatatataatcaaataaaattgtaGTATGGTGGCATGATACACGTCTTCCCaaattgcaaaagaaaatttacGTTGAGTATTGTTGATGCTAGCATCTGTGGTTAAATTGAGTTTACGACTTAACTTGAATCGGTTTCGATTAGCCGCTCTAAGTTTTGAAACAGATATATTGTAATTTCCCGAGTTTTAGCTTCTATCATCATGTGCAAAGGAAAATTATTCAAGAGAATTGTACAAATGTCAACTATACAGTAAAACACACGAGAAAATAACATTTCCAACAAATTGTggtaaaaaagacaaaataattttacatatacaGCTCTTACCACAAAGTCAAACTGAAAAATCTGGACAAGAAAATACTGCTTAGAAGGAAACTCACAAACTTTGCAATACCCAGAACAAAAGCATAAATCTGGAAAAACTGAAGTCCAGCAACAGCCAAGGGTCAAAAACAACA includes these proteins:
- the LOC123196654 gene encoding uncharacterized protein LOC123196654 isoform X3; the encoded protein is MGTVPEQHLSYSSIEVPLLRPAPGLEHEQGLEPVVLYSVGMASTSRGKDESTSAVSGHFEVKSERLLSALATSPAPEPVVMASTSESKDPWRSAILDFEAESERVQAAGTSLTQEAVAWASSCGSKYEPTSAVAGHFEVRDEKIKASDTTSLTFGYQAPTSSLEIVEEDVVPFPPQIGKPSQRSSTASPSLLRSSATAPALVLSNSGKNIDQAEKKKYVKQVTGHHSDTELHLAAQRGDLGAVKQTLTDIDSQMVDTLSGADFDAEVAEIRASVVNEVNDFGETALFTAADKGHIEVVKELLKYLTKEGLTRKNKSMLDPLHIAATRGHHAIVQLLQDLDPSSQIVEEDVVPFPPQMGTPPARKSEIQIVSLEAREKMPSIYNMESEIIPSQTEGEHKMKCRLKASAQQSVTVATKEAIEVAVEHLTVENEISMEDQLLQESVLFAKKSIKTTVQKIFSHINSVRTTKIAVIGTGGIGKTTVLKALINFPGTKGMFDVVISVTVSRYWNTRKVQTRF
- the LOC123196654 gene encoding uncharacterized protein LOC123196654 isoform X1; protein product: MGTVPEQHLSYSSIEVPLLRPAPGLEHEQGLEPVVLYSVGMASTSRGKDESTSAVSGHFEVKSERLLSALATSPAPEPVVMASTFESTSAVSGHFEVKSERLLSALATSPAPEPVVMASTSESKDPWRSAILDFEAESERVQAAGTSLTQEAVAWASSCGSKYEPTSAVAGHFEVRDEKIKASDTTSLTFGYQAPTSSLEIVEEDVVPFPPQIGKPSQRSSTASPSLLRSSATAPALVLSNSGKNIDQAEKKKYVKQVTGHHSDTELHLAAQRGDLGAVKQTLTDIDSQMVDTLSGADFDAEVAEIRASVVNEVNDFGETALFTAADKGHIEVVKELLKYLTKEGLTRKNKSMLDPLHIAATRGHHAIVQLLQDLDPSSQIVEEDVVPFPPQMGTPPARKSEIQIVSLEAREKMPSIYNMESEIIPSQTEGEHKMKCRLKASAQQSVTVATKEAIEVAVEHLTVENEISMEDQLLQESVLFAKKSIKTTVQKIFSHINSVRTTKIAVIGTGGIGKTTVLKALINFPGTKGMFDVVISVTVSRYWNTRKVQTRF
- the LOC123196654 gene encoding uncharacterized protein LOC123196654 isoform X2, producing MGTVPEQHLSYSSIEVPLLRPAPGLEHEQGLEPVVLYSVGMASTSRGKDESTSAVSGHFEVKSERLLSALATSPAPEPVVMASTSESKDPWRSAILDFEAESERVQAAGTSLTQEAVAWASSCGSKYEPTSAVAGHFEVRDEKIKASDTTSLTFGYQAPTSSLEIVEEDVVPFPPQIGKPSQRSSTASPSLLRSSATAPALVLSNSGKNIDQAEKKKYVKQVTGHHSDTELHLAAQRGDLGAVKQTLTDIDSQMVDTLSGADFDAEVAEIRASVVNEVNDFGETALFTAADKGHIEVVKELLKYLTKEGLTRKNKSMLDPLHIAATRGHHAIVQLLQDLDPSSQIVEEDVVPFPPQMGTPPARKSEIQIVSLEAREKMPSIYNMESEIIPSQTEGEHKMKCRLKASAQQSVTVATKEAIEVAVEHLTVENEISMEDQLLQESVLFAKKSIKTTVQKIFSHINSVRTTKIAVIGTGGIGKTTVLKALINFPGTKGMFDVVISVTVSRYWNTRKVQTRF
- the LOC123195668 gene encoding putative disease resistance protein At1g63350; protein product: MNLFEVVEVKSISWKEARELFYEQVSRDIPLSDVKSFAETIVKGCGGLPLLIIVTGRALGEKNDVSIWKDASKKFSLHKTSRKCQIEDVLQLLKFSFDELSDNDVKSCFLHCALFSEAQEVSINKFIEYCIQEGLITGAQADAHRRGRYIVDILIHASFLQVTEGGSSIKMHDLIRDLALGIISSMPKDIQFPLGAEGIQFLLSAYSRSIELPNAGGSSSSRSLNILESSRLCIPEGNQFLLRVGAGLTEPPLTEEWKQAKMMFLSDNELSMLPEKPNCPELLALFLQRNRLLRVIPPSFFDCMTSLKVLNLSETRIRSLPERLFKLKNLLILIVCDCKRLFMLPSDVGSLLCLEVLDLRGTKIKVLPDKIGELTSLKRLAVSFYGSIDDSEYVKLPCHLILSGIISKLRNLDTLSIVLYPGDERWHEDVKKRTMEEETLNGVNVKSISSQVPEYLEYDYNQQGQCLRFVNGEKKPDEVLQILARSTAFYLDNHLDIESLSNFGVGNINGLKFCIISDCPKVKMVVHVDEVKKDTNTVFPFLETLSIHHLWNLTAIWEGILPERSFAQLRILSLHGCPKMEYVFRSSMIQYLCKLEELIIEDCQAIEQIIFDDEITDSCSVSLPSLKKLTLHYLPGLITISSSPWPQLEYVSFYCCPNLKKIDADSRFKDVIIKAEKSWRDALEWEDDELRLHIENYSTIIFQDHL